AGCAATTCAGGCGGGGAACTTTCAAGCTTTGCGACGAGTTCCGTCCGCGTCTGTTCTTCGTGGATTTCTCTGGCCAGTACACGCAGTTGTTGCGCTTGTGCTTCCAGCGTTTGCGCAGCGGAGTGCAATGCTTTCTGTCCGACCATATCGAGGTCTGTTTGTTTTCGAACGAAGTCGATCGGAATTGGGTTGGCGACCGGAACCTCACTCGCGAGCGAGTTGACTCGCGCCAAGACCTCAGGGCTGGGACGTTCATCTGGAAGTTCAGAGCCGAATTGAAATCGCTTGAATGAAGCTGTCGTGTGCCGAAACTTGACGAGTCCGATTCGCCCGGAATCGAGCTGCGGATTTGGCTGTTCGAAAATCAGCTCATCGTTGCAGTAGCAGAGAAGTCGGTCGGGCTCGACTCGAACTTTGATTCTGTTCCAGGAATCTGGAATCCAGTGATGTGTCATCTGGTTCTGCTGAACGTTCCAGCTGTACACCGTCGGCCCGTTGAAGTGTGTGAGTCTTAAGGCGCCGCTGCTCGGATAGAATCCGTAATGAATGTCACTTCCGTCGGAATGAAAGGCCAGACCAGCCGCTCCGTCTTCTTCGTGAACGAGAACGTCTACTGCCACCTCGAACGGCAACTCCGGCAGGGCTCCTCGGTAAAGACAAAGTGCACGTCCACCAAAGCCATCTCCCTGACCCGAGACATGAATCTCGCCTGCCCGTTGTCTCCAATTCACGCTTGAACCTTGAGGTTCCCACCGCTCTGGGTTCAAGGCTCCGATTGTCAGCCATTGCTCCATCTGCACAGGATTTGGCGATTCGAGCAGATCATGGACAGCTTCAATCGGAACGGCGTAGCCAAGGTTGTCCGTCAATCGCGACTTGAGAGTCAGCAATCCGTGAACTCGTCCATCCATGTCGAGCAAGGGGCCTCCACTGTTTCCCTGTTCGATGGGAATGGCCAACTGGATCAGCTTCATCTCGCCTTCGCCATCTCGAAACCCGGAAACGACTCCGGTCACGACACTGTGCTCCAACCCTTGCGGATTGCCGAGTGCGAAAATGACTTCACCCTGGTCGAGCGAATCCGGTTCTGCGAGAGGCAGGGGAGTCAAATCAGTGGCGTCGATCTGAATTAAAGCGACGTCGCGAAGTTTGTCTGTGGCATAAACCGAGGTGACTTGAAACTCGCGATCGTCGTACAGGCGGACTCGAATCGGACGAGCTTCACCGACGACGTGCAGATTGGTTGCAATGAGCCCATCAGATCGAACGACAAATCCGGTCCCAATTCCGAGTGGATTCCCGTCTCGCCCCAGCATTTCGACAACGACTGTCGACTCCTGCGACCGTGTCAGAGTCAG
The Thalassoglobus sp. JC818 DNA segment above includes these coding regions:
- a CDS encoding transglutaminase family protein; the protein is MNQNIQRLTWGILIAVSSTLNAQEIITIPEIPVEFSAVDNNNFLLTLTRSQESTVVVEMLGRDGNPLGIGTGFVVRSDGLIATNLHVVGEARPIRVRLYDDREFQVTSVYATDKLRDVALIQIDATDLTPLPLAEPDSLDQGEVIFALGNPQGLEHSVVTGVVSGFRDGEGEMKLIQLAIPIEQGNSGGPLLDMDGRVHGLLTLKSRLTDNLGYAVPIEAVHDLLESPNPVQMEQWLTIGALNPERWEPQGSSVNWRQRAGEIHVSGQGDGFGGRALCLYRGALPELPFEVAVDVLVHEEDGAAGLAFHSDGSDIHYGFYPSSGALRLTHFNGPTVYSWNVQQNQMTHHWIPDSWNRIKVRVEPDRLLCYCNDELIFEQPNPQLDSGRIGLVKFRHTTASFKRFQFGSELPDERPSPEVLARVNSLASEVPVANPIPIDFVRKQTDLDMVGQKALHSAAQTLEAQAQQLRVLAREIHEEQTRTELVAKLESSPPELLEAALLIARLDNPDLNVDEYRQAVDALAQRFLDSTSDELTPADKLDAFHEFLFEKNGFHGSRTNYYSASNSYLNEVIDDREGLPLTLSLLYIELAERVGLTASGIGLPGHFLVRVDLPEEERFIDVFDKGTVLSEKMCRQRVREMTGLTWRDSYLDPQDATSIIKRMLRNLIGIANSDSDLEAALRYTRTLLTIDPTSVEDRLYKAVLCYNTKRWDEGLEEVGKVLQEQPPEIELDRVRELQDAILERQRNAGSGSD